Sequence from the Equus caballus isolate H_3958 breed thoroughbred chromosome 6, TB-T2T, whole genome shotgun sequence genome:
AGTATTTACTAAACCAAGTATTGAGCCAACAATCTCTCCCAGACTCAACACAGAACGCCAGCAAGGTAAGTTCCATACTTTTGAAAACCTTAGTCTTGGTAGAAGATGAAAtagtttcttgtttttctcacaCAGAAATATGATGGAGTATTATACTTAGTAACACAAGTTTACCTACCAATTGTAAGATAgtctcatttgatttttctctaatataaaaattattaaattacattaaatgcaTGATTTATATATTTGAGTAATAAAGTATTAGactgaaatgacattttttcCTATATGAGTGCTCATGTTTAAGtaataaatcaaaaataaattacagtaaatATTACAGATGATCCTAATTACCTGCCTGGGTTTGCTCATAActcttacttttctctctttgtctttgcttCTGCTCCTTCCATGACTCAGAATATAGTGCACAGATTTCAGTAAATCTAAACCCTGTTTATCCAGTGAAAGCCAGCTCAAAGtccaatttttttaatgtatgtttttaCAAATGCTGTCCAAGTTGTTTCACCATCTTCTGTGATCATATAGCACTTCATTTATATCTTTTCCCCTTAGcattttttctagctttattgaaatataactgaCACAGaacgttgtgtaagtttaaggtgtacaacatgttgatttgatacacatatattatatgtttatatatgtttatcACCATAATATGATATCATTAtcaccatagcattagctaacacatcacatcacataattgcAATTTCTTTTTGCGGTAAAAGcaattaagatctactcttttagaaACTTAtaagtatacagtacagtattgttaactataaacACAacgctgtacattagatcctcagaacttattcatcttctaactggaagtttgtatcctcTGACTAACATTTCCCCATTTCCTCTGCCTCCAgccactggtaaccaccattcaCTCTACAACTTCAGCACCATTCATTTTGTAAAGATCTGAATGCTTAAAAATTGTCATGAATTTTATCACTGAGGATAATAAATGTTCAAGACACTATCACTGGTAAACTGTATGATTGGACTCTAAGATAATTGTTTTATCttcacttcaaaaataaaatatccaaaacatatcTCGTAATTCTCCCAATGTATCATTCATTTCTGActcagaaaatattctaaaatgttttcttcctttaagtATCTCCTTCATTTTGTTTACTCCTGTTTACACAGCAGAGCTCAACTTTGGGTCATTTCCTCAAAAAAGTTTCTCCTAACCACCCCCTAGCTATACTGTGCTACATGATGTTTTAACATACTGAATATCTTGTGTACAATTACCCAAACTATTACTAAATAGAATCAATAAATGATTAGAAATTATTTGATTCTGACTCTATCTCTAGAATATAATTTCCATGAAGAAAAATGGTCATATCTGACTCATTCACGTTAATATCCCCTGAACCGTGGTCTATGTAGTAGAATCTCAAagaatatttgtagaaaaaaTGAACGaataataaatgatttttgaACGAGTAAATAGCACTGAGAAACTGGAATCTCCAGTGTTGtcaatcactttttattttatctcttagGCTCTGACTGCTGTTCTTGCCAAGAAAGGTGGATTGGGTATCAATGCAACTGTTACTTCATTTCTAATGAATTAAAAACTTGGGCAGACAGTAaggatttctgtatttctaaaaatTCCAGTCTACTTCAGATACAAAATGAAGATGAGCTGGCATGTATTTAATTCTAGTTTCCTACATTTTCTTTGCCATAGgaaaatatattgtttatattatattgttttatgttatgttatattatattatattgttaTGTTAGTGGAATACTttgattcaagtctttaatcagaTAGTAAATGGATAGTTATATTTGAGCTGATAACTTACTAATTTCCTATACTTGAAACAATCATTATAAAACCTACATAAAATTTCTCAAAGATTTACATTACTATTGGAATAAAAATCAAGATAGATGCCAGATAAAGTACAAGAAACTTTTCAGaagaattcaaaggagaaataataggtcattatttttattcaaagaaCCAACCAAATACCTTTGTAATTTTTAGTTCtttaattgaatttataatttctttGGCAATTATATAAACTTCTTTATCATTCTTGAATAtaatgtggaatgaatgaatatgaagaGTGTGATCATAAAAATTACCCAAATCTTAAGAAGTGAAAAATTTCTCCTACTGCATGCAGAACCTGTGCTGAAGATAGTCTGAGTAGGCTCTATCTGTGAGATTTATCCCTCAAGATACCGTTTTGGTTCAAATCTGATTCCTGATCCCCTATGAAAACGGTTTCATGAAAACTCTAGCTccctttataatattttttcattcccTCAAGAAGTGAGagtttgtaatatttttttctccatcgATGAATGGGCCTGATAAATGAGAAATGTGAGGATGGTGACTATACCTACtaaattagaagttaaaaatgaTTTCCATTTGTATAATTAAAAAGCTTAGTctcttgccacaactagaaggactcacaactaaaaatatatatatatataaccatgtactggagggatttggggagaaaaagtagaaaaaaaaaagcttaatctGGGCCAGTCCATTggaacagtggttaagttcacgtgttctgctccagcggcctggggtttgctggtttggatcccagatgtgaacttatgcactgcttgtcaagccatgctgtggcaggcgtcccacatataaagtagaggaagatggggatggatgttagctcagggccagtcttcctcagcaaaaagaggaggattggcagcagatgttagctcagggctaatctttcaaaaaaaaggCTTAATCTAATACTGGACACTGACTTTCTTCAAAGTACGTCATTCCCAGAGTAGAATCAAATTAGGTTaatatatttgtttctgtttctaaGCAGCGCTTTATGAAGTACAGTAAAAATTTTTACTGGATTGGACTCTCGTACAGTGAAGAACATCACACCTGGTTATGGGAGAATGGCTCTGCTGTCTCCCCAAATCTGTAAGTGTCTGGTAGTCAAGGCCTTTTCCGTTCTTTATGAATTTATCCTTAGATCTGACCACAGAATGTAACATTGAGGAAGACACATAAAGTGTCTAGTGCTGTGAGAATACTGAAAAGAGAATAGATACAACAGAATACCAATTTTAGCCATGTCTAGAACATCCAAGCTTATGCTCAAGTGACATGAAGTTATTGTACTTGTGACTATAGAAGAGCTTTTGACATGGTTTTTTCTCTGCCTTGGTACAAGCACTTGGATGTGTATGTGGATATACAACTGCTCACATACACAGAAGCTGTCCAGCCAAAACAGTATatccattgttttctttattctggTGGAGCCAAATATTCTCAGTATCCTCCCTTGTTTCGGATACTCTGGgcttattttctgtatatttgtaaCTTTTGAATCTCATTTTCGTTGATAAATGACATTTGCAGCATCATACAATGACAAATGTTGTGCTCTGATTTGTTTCCTAGACTAGATTAGACAATAGATCTTTAAACAAAACCAAAGTAAACTACATAATATATCAGAACCATTAATAAtaaaggcaaaaacaaacaaacaaaatccctgGGCTCAATGATATTGATTGTTGAAGGAATAACTGAGTTTTTGTCACAGTGTACTCTGAAATTGTGAAAACTATGGCTATTGAATAAAAACAAGATAATGACTCAATATGGTAATATCTcattcaaatactttttaaaagttcgATCATTTGACAAAAATATTATCCCTGAgcactctcatttctttttcccctaCATTAACGTTTTCTTCTTCATTACAGATTTCCATTCCCTCAAACTGCAAATCCAAAGAACTGCATAGCATATAGCCCAAGCAACAGTATTTTGGATGAAGACTGCCAAGGGGAAAATCGTTACATCTGTAAGCAACAGCTTACTTAGGTATTTCTTGGAACAAAAGGGGTGGTCAATGAAAATCTAGAATTCCTTAGAATGGTACTGTTCCCTCTTACATGAGTAGTAATCACCTATTGCTGGCATCTGTAAAATGTTTCAAACTATGTTGTAtcatccattttttctttatttgaaactgtgtgttttaaaattgatGAGATTTGTGCACCTACACTTGAAATTATAAAGTGCTAAGATAAAGAATTTCATGAATATTTTGATTTAATGCATATGTTTAGTGTGAAATTGAATAAAGATTTATGCATATATTCTTGTAAATTCTTTCTGcataaatttaaggaaaaattaatttacacAAAATAATGTGTATCAACATCATTTTAGCCTTTTGAAGGGCATACTGAATTGGGAAGTACCAACTCATCTCGCTTTTCtggaagtaaaaataattttaatgctCTTTGTTAGTTCTTTCTggatatctatgtatctatatatttgaTTTAGAGCTTAAAGTGCCATATGACAGTTTCCTTACCTGGCTTCAGAAAGGAAtgcatttgtgtgtcttctctcAATGCTACTGAGTTCTGTAGAACAATTGGAAGTCTTTGGCCAACTATATGGTTCCTGTGCGATTGCTTTCAGATTTTGTAAGGGTAAAAAATCCAAGCCCAGATCACATAAATTTACAATTCTTATTTCTTCACTCCACAGATCTTTCTTGCTTTATGCTTATCCATCCGTTTAAAAAGTTGATTTCAGGTTCATTGAAGATCTTAATCTGTAATCAGTCCAAAAATCTTTTTCCTAAAAGTTATTTCTCAAATACTAAACAATTCCTTTTGGCGGGGGATGGTGGTGAAGGGAGcaacccattttactgagaggtTTTTGAGTGTGTCAAAGAAGGAGTGGGAAGACAATGAGGTCTGATGCCTGTAACCTGGATGGGATTTTCTCAACCTCACAGATATCACAAGCCACTTCCCTTTTTTGGCTGTTACATATTCATCATCAGAAATTTGTATGACATCTCTGTTTGCTTTCTAgctttatatttcaattaaattattttaattaggaatccaaagttgatttttaatatacaaagagccaagaagaggaaagaacttcttatttttttatttctcaaaatataaacataatagacctaaaaatttatcttttcacACTCTTGTATGAAATTTGACTTAGGAAAAATGCACTGAAGTTATATTACGAAAAATACAGGATACAATATAACATCtttcaaatgtttaattttaaatgtttaagacAACATGAATCATACTTTCTGGATGTTTGAAATGTTTTGGCTTTCTTGTCCATGAGATTTCAAAATAacgtatttttaatttaattaaaaaatagtatagACAAGCTTCTATGAAATCAATAGTTTTTTATTCCAGCTACCCCATCTCCCTGTCCTCCTGCCATAAAGCAATTTCCtctggattctttgttttatttgcttgttttttttctacTTAGATTGGTTTTCTCTGTAATGGACCAAGGATTgtctattttcataatttttttccaggATGAATCTCAATTGTTTTCATTTAGGCTCACTCAAGGATAGGTTCAAATTGTTACTTTTCACTTCATTATCCTATCATGTGTCCAGAGCCTGATCTGCCTTTTTCCTGAGAACTCATGAACATCCATTACAGTTGCAAAAgcaatgaagaaacagaaagaattaaATGTGATGGATGATAATCAATTTCATAGAGTAATCTATGTCAAAAATTGTCATTACTGAGAGAAGAACATTCCTGTTGCCTCCCAATTATAGCTCAGATGTTTTTGCAGCTCCCATATCAATTCAGGGCATTATGATAGAAGGTTCTGGCATGAATGGACGATACTGGTCACCAAGGCAGAGTGTCTCTCTCACAGCATGGTCCCATCATATTAGCTACACTTAGTCCAGCATGATTTTATGATTCTTCCTCCCACTCTTAAGCAGTCACACCATGGCTgcttgcttcttcaaggccagaaGGAGAGATTAACAGCCAGAAGGAGAGATTAACAGAAGGGTACACTCCCAAGTAGTGTTATTGTGACAATGGTAGAATATGTTAAATGACTCCTCTCTTTCTGACCTCTAGAGTCTCTTTTAAGTGTTCACCTCATTAGGTTGGGACTACTCATAATAATATGTCTTTTGATTAACTGGAAATTGACTAATTTAGAAGCTTAGTTATATCTGAAAAATAGTCTTATCTTTGTCATTTACTGTAATCTAATCTCAGAGTAATATCCAATAATATTCACAAAGCCCCCTGATGTTTAAGGGGAGAGGGTTATACAGCTGTACACCAGGGCATGGGTATTTGGGGGTGTCATCTTAGAGTTCTGCCTATCATAACAACATCCTCTTAAAAATATGTTGTACCTGGTACTTTGCAGTTTACTAAATTGAAAGATTGCCTTTTGATTTCTGATAACTAAGAATTTAATTCACATATGCCAAGAGGGgtaacatttttctatttatcccaATATATTAATTCTTAGTTCCTCCATTGATGATATCTAAGTTTGCATTCTAAGTGTTGGAATAACATATGACACAGTGATAGATAAATAATATAGATTTTGGTACTCAGAAAGGAGGAActtctgtaaagaaaaaaaaaaaaaaaaaaaaactctaaaattgGCAGTGCTTTAAACTTGCCAGTGGATGAAAGCTGGATGGATTGGAAAGACTGACGGCTTCTAGTATGGACTTTCAGGGAAGTGAGAAACATATTATTAGAATCTGGAGTAAAGGAAATTCTTGCTATTTAGCTGCAGAATGTTTAGCAGCACTATTGTCTGTAGTGATGTGGAAAGTAGAAAAGGTACCTAATGAATTGGTGAACTAGCTAAAGTTATTTCCAGCCAGTGTTGAAGATACTGCTTGGTTTCTTTCTACTGCTTACATTACAATGCAATGGGAGACAGATAAACTaatggaagaatttttaaataaaaagagccAGAGCTCACTGGTTTTGAAGATTCCTAGCTTCTTCAAATGTCAAAAGtggtaaaaataagaaatggaatcTGAGCAAAGATCAAATCCAGTGTGCTCTCAGGAAAGCATGATCTAAAACACCCTGTGGATGAGACTGTAAAATTCTCTTTTAAGATCGCTGGAAGAGCAAAGGTGGAGCCTCAATTCCGTCAGACACAGAACCTATAAAGGGTGTACTTCACAGATCATCTTGGTTAAACAATAACACTACTAAGAAGTTTAAGGACATTTTCCCTCAGCCATCTCAGCAGAAGCTTCCTGTGGAGAAGCTCAAAGAGATTTCTGTGTGTGGCTTTTATGAATGTAGTAAACCCCAATAAGGTTCATAGGAGactaaaacatttttaaggtAATTATGTCAGCAGAACAATGGCCAGTTTGAACTGAAAAGgacagagacagtaaaaatacatatgtacatgcatacatatacaaaTGAGAATTttggtcccccaaaatatttgcAAGCAGCAAGCACACtaagaaaaatatgaagtcaCAAACAAATAATACCTTTCATTAAAGAGGAAAGATGAATCAGAGGGTAGAATCCAGACCCTAGAGGGTGGACCCAAGAATTATGGAGAGTCATTTGGGGACAGACATAGGATTGAGTTCTAATCAAGTAAATCCTAACAGTTTCTCAACTGGATTTCAGGATTACCATAAACCAGTGATTCTGTAGtgcctctccccatctccccccgCCAACTCCATTTTGAACAAGAAAGTCTATAAAGTTTATCTTCCTTTGGATGAAGGATGTATAGGGGAAGAAAATATAATATTGGTAGTTTTACAGGTCTTCAAAGTAAGAGAAAGCTGTACTCAAGAAGCAAAATTTAAGGAACTACACCTGACGAGTCTATCCACATCCATACCTGGACCTCAGGAACTTCTAGACTTTGAGCTGATGGTGTAGTGGAATGAGATTTTGGAGGTGTATATTTTGCATgtgaaagggaaataaatcatTTCGGACCAAATTTTAGACTCTCATAATCAGTTACCTAGATGTTCCTAATGATCCTTGCCTCATGGAATTTGACCCTTTTGAAAAATCAACCACACTGTGTCAGGGTTGGTCACTGTGAGCAACGGAATATGGCAGAAGTCATGTGTGTCACTtttgaggctaggtcataaaagacagtGTGGATTCTGCCTCACTCTTTCTCATGTCATTTGAGTTGATCAGCTATTGTGTCATGAGCAACACTTTGGAGAGGTCCATGTAGTGAGGAACCAAGGACTCCTATAAACAGCCAGTAAGGAATTGAAGCCTCTTGCTGATAGTCATGTTAGCGAGCCTTCTTAGAAGCAGATTTTCCAGTGCCATGCCAAGCCTTCAGATAACTACAACTCAACCTATATTTTGGTAGAGGCTCATGAAAGATCCTGAGCCAGAATGACCTAGCTCAgctgctcctgaattcctgacttTTAATTGTGTGATATAAtaaatgctttttgttttaaactgagAAGTTTGGAGCTAACTTGTGGTGTAGAGTAGTTAGCTAATACAACATGTTTTTATCATAACAACCTTATGAACAGAGGATATTTCAGAGCCCAATAGTAAATTAAGATCATCTCTTTCTTTGAGGTTCTGTTGTTATAACCTCTAcgagattaaaagaaaattattctgtTAAATTAAAGCTTTTCAATGTTCTTAGTAACATTATAAAATCCGTGAGTATCATtttgttatctttaaaaatatccttCCAACAGCCCCTAGCTACCTGCTGTTATTAGACTGGCTCCTCAATATACGTGCTCCACAAACTATTTTCATggaatttttcttcattcatctaCTAGTCAAtaacaaatatttcattaattataGGTTacctcttttatatatatatctctatatacacatatatgttcattttaatttttttattgaggtcatgttggtttacaacattgtgtaaatttcaggtgtacataatgATATTTCAGCTtgtgtatagactgcattgtgttcattACCAAAAGTCTAATTTTTATTCACCACCATACAGATGTGCCcatttatccctttcaccctcccctcatccgcttcccctctggtagccaccaatcctttctccttctctatatgtttattttttgtttatcttccagatatgagcgaaatcgtatggtatttgtctttgtctgatttatttcactttgcataatacactcaaggtccatccatgttgtcacaaatgacacaattttgtcttttttatggctgagtagtattccgtcaTGTACACACACCctacatcttctctatccattcatccactgatgggcatttaggctgcttccaagtcttggctattgtaaaatAATGCTATGATGGACACAGgaatgcatatatcttttcaaattagtgtattcaagttctttggataaatacccagaaaaggaatagctgtatcatatggtatttctgtttttaatttttgagaaatctcctgacTGATTTCCTTAGagggctacaccagtttgcatcctTATCAGCTGTGTATGAAGCAtcccttttctctatatcctttaCAAAActtatttcatgtctttttaataacagccattctgacaggttttatattttttaattgagagtAAACATACATAAAGTGTATCTATCTTAAGtttacatttaattaattttttaacctGTCTGTGCTGATGCAGTCATCACTAGATTAAGATATAGACTATTTAGCATCAACAAAGACTCCCTCATGCTGCTTGCTAATTGCTACTGACCCCTCTCCTCCAAAAGAGCctctattttcctatttctaaAAACATACATTCATTTTGCCTGCTTTTGGATTTAATATGAATGGAAGCttagtgtatatatatttgtgacTTCTATCACTGAGTATTATGGCTGTGAGATTCACccattttgtgtatgtgtgttaatgtagttcatttttttcttactgttatGTAAAATTCATAAGAATATACACAACTTGATTATCCATTCTAATATTcaacattttggatttttttctttttgaccattatgaataaaactactataaatatttttgtctctctCATTGTTGGACATACGCCCTCAGTTCTCTTGAGTACATGCCTAGGAGTTAAATTTCTAAGTCACAGGCTGGTATATATTTAGCTCCATTATATaatgtttgaaaaaattataaaaatgtattcataaaaTTTACTTATGATCTTACCAGTGGTTTATGTGtgatgctccacatccttgccaacgtaTAGTATGATCAATTGTTTTAGTGTAAAGACCTTCAAGATGGTATTTATATATAACTGtatctttaatttccatttccttaatgaataatgatgtttttctttaattttttttcattaaaaaatgaaaaattatcctCTTCTATGTAGTGCTTGTTTAAGGTTTTGGGCCTTTATTTTTCAATAGCTTTGTGGAGTCATAACCTCTATACAATACTGCATATATTTAATGGATACAATTTGATGTATTTCCATAACTCCGCTTCTATGAGACCATCATCTCAATCAATATGAAGACTAtatatcaccccaaaaagtttctTTTTGTTCCTATGTAATATCTTTCTCCTGTTGCTCCCCAACAAATGACTATTAATGGCATTCTGTCACCATAGATTTGCATTTTCTAcagttttatagaaatagaatcatacagtacataCATCTactgtctggattttttttcactcagcacaattgttttcatatttattcatgtTGTTACATGAATCaatagttaatttctttttattgttgagaatCTTCTGACCCTTGGACACGGTATACGTCTTATATCTTATTATTCTTAAATTTCTCTCAGTAACATTTTGCAGTTTTCGATATGCAGgtctttaacatttttataagatTTCCCCCAAATATTCCTTTGTTATAGATGCTATCATAAATTgcatttcttaactttttgatttttcattgCAAGACTATATATACAATTCGTATTGTATTAACTCACTTATTCTAGCAGCACTTCTATGTATTCCGTTAGATTTTCTGCATAGATGATTATGCCATCTGAATAAAGACagctttatcatttcttttcaaaacaagatgcctttatttctttgtcttgcttgATCATAGAGGCAGTAACATTTAATGCAAAGTCTAACACAAGTGGTCAGAGTAGACATCCTCGTCTTGCACTTGATCTGTAGAGCATGaacattcttatttttcatttttatacttaATCTTAGCTGTAGGATTTTCAAAATGCCATTTACCATGTTGAacaatttccttctatttctagtttcctGAGAATTTTTATCGAGTGGGCATGtgtttttgtcaaatgcttttttctgcctctattgagattacatggattttgttttctgtttcattaatatACTGATTTATTTTCCAATGTTAACTGACATAAATCCGGGCTGCTCGTGATATGCTATGTTTTTTATATGTCTTTGCAACCAATTGactaaattcttttctttttaaattttcttttattgtggtaagaacacaacaGGAGACCTGgcctcaacaaatttttaagtgtaaaatacagtattgttaactatagaaACAATGCTGTACAGAAGaactctagaatttattcatcttgcatgATTGAGACCTTATGAACATTGATTAGCAACTCCCTATTACCCCACCCACACTCTGGCAATgaccattctactctctacttctatgagtttgactacttcaGATACCTCATATAAGGAGAATCACGCACTATCtttcaggttgtttccacatcttggctattgttgCAAGGAACATAGGAGTGCTAATAtatctttgagattctgatttcaattcttt
This genomic interval carries:
- the KLRD1 gene encoding natural killer cells antigen CD94 isoform X1, yielding MAAFQTTPWRLISWILGIMCISLLATLGILLKNLFTKPSIEPTISPRLNTERQQGSDCCSCQERWIGYQCNCYFISNELKTWADSKDFCISKNSSLLQIQNEDELRFMKYSKNFYWIGLSYSEEHHTWLWENGSAVSPNLFPFPQTANPKNCIAYSPSNSILDEDCQGENRYICKQQLT
- the KLRD1 gene encoding natural killer cells antigen CD94 (The RefSeq protein has 1 substitution compared to this genomic sequence) — its product is MAAFQTTPWRLISWILGIMCISLLATLGILLKNLFTKPSIEPTISPRLNTERQQGSDCCSCQERWIGYQCNCYFISNELKTWADSKDFCISKNSSLLQIQNEDELHFMKYSKNFYWIGLSYSEEHHTWLWENGSAVSPNLFPFPQTANPKNCIAYSPSNSILDEDCQGENRYICKQQLT